A genome region from Neptunomonas japonica JAMM 1380 includes the following:
- a CDS encoding ATP-binding protein, with the protein MSVFKSLKIRLLLSMIFLVVLVIAVILWAVISNQTQAAKDQAESELISISEMVAENIVAALLFSDPISAKNTLNSLKAKPDIYNAIIYDINGDVFSEYSFSELHSNINKHEIVSVENINKGEVSSDVNGLHAYMPIYSENEVIGLVYIADNLMTFQRRINNLYYWVYFTSALALAVSFMIILFLQRIFTKPLNELLFTIQNIADKKDYTRRAPASSTTEFEVLGRNFNYMLDEIYQRDKQLESINTELELRVESRTKELATALNLANEGNRAKSEFLAVMSHEVRTPLNGIIGFSELLKMQKFDKDISEKIKYLNISAHSLMSLLNEILDFSKLDANKVEIENSEFCLTSLLTAVVESQAPMASKKGVAVELNMPEIAKGSYLGDSIRIRQVLSNIIGNAVKFTDVGKVVITVSQFCTQSEALLKFTIKDTGVGISPKYLENIFSPFVQADSTITRKYGGTGLGLAICKQLIELMNGQYGVQSVVGLGSEFWFSIPLTKVNADIEFLNVNEIDKAGSHRKGKILIAEDNEINQMVIKNLLISFGHTCNVVSNGMQVISEATVKKYDLIFMDYHMPEADGVEATERIRQLGHESINFDTPIIALTADIQPKVSKIFRRAGANDILIKPFTREKLELCLNKWMDNEPRLLEEEVASDTLKIVNFGVLEDISNISPDDSIVHQIISLFFDKTPELMENIKKSINENDAESLFLFSHSLKSSAANIGAESLSGIAKRLEHLGRENLVHEASELTPLLYDCFEKTSDTLNGLLKDSSV; encoded by the coding sequence GTCGCTGCCTTATTGTTTTCAGATCCAATTTCGGCAAAAAATACATTAAACTCATTAAAAGCAAAGCCAGATATTTATAATGCCATAATTTATGATATCAATGGAGATGTTTTTTCAGAGTATAGCTTTTCAGAACTCCATTCAAATATTAATAAGCATGAAATAGTTAGTGTTGAAAATATCAATAAAGGCGAGGTCAGCAGTGATGTAAATGGACTGCATGCGTATATGCCAATATACAGCGAAAATGAAGTGATAGGTTTGGTTTATATTGCCGATAATTTAATGACGTTTCAGCGGCGCATAAATAATTTATATTATTGGGTTTATTTTACAAGTGCTTTGGCGCTTGCCGTTAGCTTTATGATTATACTTTTTTTACAAAGAATTTTTACTAAGCCTTTAAATGAACTTCTATTTACAATACAAAATATTGCAGATAAAAAAGATTATACAAGACGTGCACCAGCGAGCTCAACAACAGAGTTTGAAGTATTAGGTCGTAATTTTAATTATATGCTGGATGAGATATACCAAAGAGATAAGCAGTTAGAGTCTATCAATACAGAGTTAGAGCTTCGTGTTGAGTCACGAACTAAAGAATTAGCGACGGCTTTAAATCTTGCTAATGAAGGTAATCGAGCCAAATCTGAATTTTTAGCCGTTATGAGTCATGAAGTGAGAACACCGTTGAATGGAATTATAGGATTTTCAGAGCTTTTGAAAATGCAAAAATTCGATAAAGACATATCAGAAAAAATAAAGTACTTGAATATATCTGCGCACTCGTTGATGTCATTGCTTAATGAAATATTAGATTTTTCTAAACTTGATGCTAATAAAGTAGAGATAGAAAATAGTGAGTTTTGTTTAACTTCGCTTCTTACAGCAGTTGTTGAGTCACAGGCTCCTATGGCGAGTAAAAAAGGGGTAGCTGTTGAGCTAAATATGCCGGAAATAGCTAAAGGTTCATATTTGGGCGATTCGATACGTATTAGGCAAGTTTTAAGCAACATAATAGGTAATGCGGTTAAATTTACAGATGTAGGAAAGGTAGTAATTACTGTTTCTCAGTTCTGCACTCAGTCCGAAGCGTTGCTTAAATTTACGATTAAGGATACTGGTGTTGGAATATCGCCTAAATATTTAGAAAATATTTTTTCACCGTTTGTCCAAGCAGATAGCACTATTACAAGAAAATATGGTGGGACAGGGCTTGGACTCGCTATCTGTAAGCAATTAATTGAACTCATGAATGGGCAGTATGGCGTGCAGAGCGTTGTTGGGTTAGGTAGTGAATTTTGGTTTTCCATTCCATTAACTAAAGTAAACGCGGATATTGAGTTTTTAAATGTTAATGAGATTGATAAAGCAGGCTCTCATAGGAAAGGTAAAATATTAATCGCTGAAGATAATGAAATTAACCAAATGGTAATTAAAAATTTATTAATATCCTTTGGGCACACATGTAATGTCGTATCGAATGGTATGCAGGTGATTTCTGAAGCAACAGTTAAAAAGTATGATTTGATTTTTATGGACTATCATATGCCTGAAGCTGATGGTGTTGAAGCAACGGAAAGAATTCGCCAATTAGGGCATGAGTCGATTAACTTTGACACTCCCATTATCGCGCTGACTGCTGATATTCAGCCTAAGGTTAGTAAGATTTTTCGCCGTGCTGGGGCTAATGATATTTTGATAAAACCTTTTACGCGTGAAAAATTAGAGTTGTGCCTAAATAAGTGGATGGATAATGAGCCAAGGCTATTAGAGGAAGAGGTCGCTAGCGATACTTTGAAAATAGTTAACTTTGGTGTTTTAGAAGATATATCTAACATCTCACCTGATGACTCTATTGTTCATCAGATAATTTCGTTGTTTTTTGATAAAACTCCTGAGCTAATGGAAAATATTAAGAAGTCTATCAATGAAAACGATGCAGAGTCTTTATTTCTTTTTTCTCATTCTCTTAAATCAAGTGCCGCAAATATTGGCGCAGAGAGCTTATCTGGTATAGCAAAAAGATTAGAGCATTTAGGGCGAGAAAACCTCGTTCATGAAGCGAGTGAATTAACGCCACTGCTATACGACTGTTTTGAAAAAACATCAGATACCCTAAATGGATTGCTAAAGGACTCTTCAGTATGA
- the glcE gene encoding glycolate oxidase subunit GlcE — protein MLSVQPPAITARTLAEQISAAYEQKSSLIITGGNSKAFYGRHTKGFELSIAGYSGILNYEPSELVITARAGTPLKEIEELLAEHGQMLGFEPPSFSDTATLGGTIACGISGPRRPYAGAVRDFVLGATIINGKGDILKFGGQVMKNVAGYDVSRLMTGALGTLGVLLDISLKVIPKPAVEETRILPYDHQQMSTLLSTLGRQPIPLSATYLHKNLLYVRFSGAKAGVVSAAENIGGDVLRQADLFWHQLKEQRLPYFNQDRSLWRVSLPPNAPCVPDLIVDTESVTEWGGAQRWVYPKDTNALQQWASDNGGHASYFRNRPDANNCQVSSNDTNGSSFSPLSPALLTLSKRIKHSFDPHNILNPGRLYADL, from the coding sequence ATGCTTTCAGTTCAGCCACCCGCCATAACAGCAAGAACACTGGCAGAGCAGATCAGCGCTGCTTACGAGCAGAAATCATCGTTGATAATAACAGGCGGTAATAGTAAAGCATTTTATGGACGCCACACCAAAGGCTTCGAGCTATCAATTGCAGGATACAGTGGCATTCTCAATTACGAGCCATCTGAGCTTGTTATAACTGCGCGTGCAGGAACGCCATTAAAAGAGATAGAAGAGCTCTTGGCAGAGCATGGACAAATGCTTGGCTTTGAACCGCCTTCGTTTTCTGATACTGCCACCCTTGGCGGTACCATTGCATGCGGGATTTCAGGACCTCGTCGACCTTATGCTGGAGCTGTCCGAGATTTTGTTTTAGGCGCAACCATTATTAATGGCAAAGGCGACATTTTAAAGTTTGGCGGCCAAGTCATGAAAAATGTTGCTGGCTATGATGTTTCGCGACTGATGACGGGGGCATTAGGTACTTTAGGCGTCTTACTAGATATATCACTCAAAGTCATTCCTAAACCCGCGGTTGAGGAAACGCGTATCCTACCCTATGACCACCAACAGATGAGCACTTTATTAAGCACCCTAGGACGCCAGCCAATACCGCTTTCTGCTACATACCTGCATAAAAACCTTTTATATGTACGCTTCTCCGGCGCCAAAGCTGGGGTGGTATCTGCGGCAGAAAATATAGGCGGCGATGTTCTCAGACAAGCAGATCTTTTTTGGCATCAATTGAAAGAGCAGCGCCTCCCTTATTTTAATCAAGACAGATCTTTATGGCGTGTGTCATTACCACCTAACGCTCCGTGTGTCCCTGACTTAATAGTTGATACAGAATCAGTCACTGAATGGGGAGGCGCCCAACGCTGGGTGTACCCAAAAGATACTAATGCGCTACAACAATGGGCAAGTGATAATGGTGGCCACGCTAGCTACTTTCGTAATAGACCCGACGCTAATAACTGCCAGGTAAGCAGTAATGATACAAATGGTTCTAGTTTCAGCCCCCTGAGCCCTGCACTTCTTACATTAAGCAAACGTATAAAGCACAGCTTTGACCCGCATAACATTCTCAACCCCGGCCGTTTATACGCAGACCTATAA
- a CDS encoding EAL domain-containing protein: MSKSDMSYTVLIVDDDPGIRLLMKYALQDEDLTIFEADSGDKALQVFQEVSPDIVLLDVSMPGMTGFECCKQLRRSAMGAQCAIVMVTALDKPQDIETAFEVGATDFMTKPLKWPLFNHRVRYILKANKTLLALSRNQSKLSKAQSIARLGYWEWDFKSPFIECSTELFSMLGIKKIDEAVMYRSVLRCIHPEDRRIFSAAFRQALHENQSYDIEYRVIRADGEVIIFHDRTDIIEEYGHKRIIGTLHDITSQKNTEREISYYAYYDTLTKLPNRRLFLDQFEGALSTAKRRNEKVSLLFIDLDHFKNINDSYGHHVGDQVLTQTASRIKSSVRISDVLTIGLDGSENKVARLAGDEFTVLLCEVNDVDNAVTIAQRVLDSLSQPFILDSHTIYITATIGIALYPDDSDNVQELLQNADVAMYHAKENGRNNYQFFSEELNVYHKNRLSIENDLRSAILNDELVIYYQPQFNAELNEIIGFEALLRWEHPIKGLLSPDQFINIAEASGLIVPIGAWVLEQACKQAYEWSQRGTKPYRMAVNLSALQFNHKNLSEQVLHALEVSGLNPSLLELEITESAIIQNINETLALLVSLKGLGINLAIDDFGTGYSSLSYLKNFPIDTLKVDKSFIDEIVTNKKDAAIAQTILQLADNLGLLSVAEGVETKEQVAGLTEMGCTQFQGFYFSKPLPVELVDMLID, from the coding sequence ATGAGTAAGTCAGATATGTCGTATACCGTGCTTATTGTTGATGATGATCCGGGTATCCGCCTGTTAATGAAATATGCATTACAGGATGAAGATCTAACAATATTTGAAGCAGATAGTGGTGATAAAGCACTACAAGTGTTTCAGGAAGTATCGCCTGATATAGTTTTGCTTGATGTTTCTATGCCAGGAATGACAGGCTTCGAGTGTTGTAAGCAGCTGAGACGTTCTGCTATGGGCGCTCAATGTGCCATAGTCATGGTGACAGCTCTAGATAAGCCTCAAGATATTGAAACGGCCTTTGAAGTTGGTGCAACTGACTTTATGACAAAGCCTTTAAAGTGGCCTTTGTTCAACCATCGAGTGCGATACATTCTTAAAGCGAATAAAACGCTTTTGGCGTTGAGCCGTAATCAGTCTAAGTTATCAAAAGCTCAATCTATTGCTCGTTTAGGGTATTGGGAGTGGGATTTTAAATCGCCTTTCATTGAATGCTCCACAGAGTTGTTCTCTATGTTAGGTATTAAAAAAATAGATGAAGCAGTGATGTATCGCTCTGTTTTAAGGTGTATCCACCCAGAGGATCGTCGAATATTTAGTGCAGCATTTCGACAAGCGCTACATGAAAACCAGTCTTACGATATTGAATATCGAGTGATTCGCGCTGATGGCGAAGTTATTATTTTTCATGATCGCACTGACATAATAGAAGAATACGGGCACAAGCGAATCATTGGGACTTTGCACGATATTACTTCTCAAAAGAATACTGAGCGAGAAATATCATATTATGCGTACTACGATACGCTCACAAAGCTACCTAATCGACGTTTATTTCTTGATCAGTTCGAAGGTGCACTATCGACGGCGAAGCGCCGTAATGAAAAAGTATCCTTGTTATTTATCGATCTAGATCATTTTAAAAATATTAATGATAGCTATGGCCACCATGTGGGAGATCAAGTTTTAACGCAAACCGCGAGCCGAATAAAAAGCTCAGTTCGTATATCCGATGTTCTTACTATTGGCCTTGACGGCTCAGAAAACAAAGTTGCTCGTTTAGCGGGGGATGAGTTTACCGTATTACTCTGCGAAGTTAATGATGTTGATAATGCTGTGACCATTGCCCAACGGGTACTGGATTCATTGTCTCAGCCCTTTATTCTGGATAGTCATACTATTTATATCACGGCAACAATTGGTATTGCGCTGTATCCTGACGATAGTGATAACGTTCAAGAGCTACTACAAAATGCTGATGTTGCTATGTACCATGCGAAAGAAAATGGACGCAATAATTATCAATTCTTTTCAGAAGAGTTAAATGTCTACCATAAAAATCGGCTTTCCATAGAAAACGATTTACGATCTGCCATCTTGAATGATGAACTCGTGATTTACTATCAACCTCAGTTCAACGCTGAGCTGAATGAAATTATTGGTTTTGAAGCACTGCTTCGGTGGGAGCACCCTATTAAAGGTCTGCTGTCTCCTGATCAATTTATAAATATTGCAGAAGCTTCAGGCCTAATAGTGCCTATAGGTGCTTGGGTATTAGAGCAAGCCTGTAAGCAAGCGTACGAGTGGTCGCAAAGAGGTACTAAACCTTACCGTATGGCTGTTAATTTATCAGCGCTTCAATTTAATCATAAGAACCTTTCTGAGCAAGTTCTCCATGCGCTTGAGGTTTCTGGACTTAACCCTTCTTTGCTTGAATTAGAGATCACTGAATCGGCTATCATCCAAAATATTAATGAGACACTAGCGCTATTAGTTTCTCTAAAAGGTTTGGGGATTAATCTGGCCATTGATGATTTTGGTACTGGCTATTCTTCTTTGAGCTACCTTAAGAATTTTCCTATAGATACGCTCAAAGTGGATAAGTCGTTTATTGATGAGATAGTCACTAACAAAAAAGACGCGGCTATTGCGCAGACTATTCTGCAATTAGCGGATAACCTTGGATTGTTAAGTGTGGCCGAAGGGGTCGAAACTAAAGAGCAAGTGGCAGGTTTAACTGAAATGGGATGTACACAGTTCCAAGGGTTCTATTTTAGTAAACCACTACCGGTTGAGCTAGTTGATATGCTGATCGACTAA
- the glcF gene encoding glycolate oxidase subunit GlcF produces the protein MQTNIAEFINSTAQGKEADAILRKCVHCGFCLATCPTYNLRGNELDSPRGRIYLIKQVLEGQPASTITQSHLDACLNCRACETTCPANVDYHRLLDIGVQVVEKQVPRSFAQKVLRQSILGVLPYPTRFTPLLRAAQHLRPLLPSALKIKIPLRPSKSHWPKPVHKKRMLVLEGCVQPGLAPDINAATARVLSQFDISLITADKAGCCGAINYHLNKQEDGRDFMRNNIDAWWPIIEEGCEAIVMTASGCGSTVKEYGTLLKDDGFYAEKAARISTLTKDLVEVLTDLPLEKLSLNATSNVAFQCPCSLQHAQGLSGSVETVLTRLGFPVKAVSDGHTCCGSAGTYSIFQPELATQLGVQKVKALEKANPDIIGSANIGCMTHLSSKSKIPIQHWIQIIDAAMTTAHE, from the coding sequence GTGCAGACCAACATAGCTGAATTCATTAATAGCACCGCGCAAGGGAAAGAGGCCGATGCCATCCTACGTAAATGTGTGCATTGCGGCTTCTGTTTAGCAACATGCCCAACCTACAATTTACGAGGCAATGAGTTAGACAGCCCCCGTGGACGTATCTATTTAATTAAACAGGTTTTAGAGGGCCAGCCAGCCTCCACGATCACACAATCCCATCTTGATGCTTGCTTAAACTGTCGTGCCTGTGAGACAACCTGCCCTGCCAATGTTGACTATCACCGCCTGCTGGATATCGGCGTACAAGTGGTAGAAAAACAAGTACCTCGCTCTTTTGCACAAAAAGTATTGCGCCAGTCAATACTAGGTGTATTGCCTTATCCGACACGATTTACTCCACTGCTTAGAGCCGCCCAGCATCTTCGCCCGCTCCTGCCAAGCGCATTAAAAATCAAAATCCCTTTGCGACCATCAAAAAGCCACTGGCCGAAACCCGTGCATAAAAAACGCATGCTCGTACTAGAGGGTTGCGTTCAACCCGGACTCGCACCCGACATTAATGCCGCGACAGCTAGGGTATTAAGCCAATTTGATATCTCGCTAATTACCGCTGATAAAGCAGGTTGTTGTGGGGCTATCAATTACCACCTTAATAAGCAGGAAGACGGTCGGGACTTTATGCGTAACAACATTGACGCATGGTGGCCAATAATAGAGGAAGGCTGTGAAGCAATCGTTATGACTGCCAGTGGTTGTGGCTCGACAGTAAAAGAGTATGGAACACTGCTTAAAGATGATGGCTTCTATGCTGAAAAAGCAGCACGGATATCTACACTCACAAAAGATCTGGTTGAAGTCTTAACAGACCTTCCGTTAGAGAAACTCTCACTCAATGCGACCAGCAACGTTGCTTTTCAATGCCCCTGCTCACTTCAACATGCTCAAGGATTATCAGGTTCCGTTGAAACTGTATTAACACGATTAGGCTTTCCAGTAAAAGCTGTCAGTGATGGACACACCTGCTGTGGGTCTGCAGGCACCTACTCTATTTTTCAGCCTGAACTCGCCACTCAGCTAGGCGTGCAAAAAGTTAAAGCCCTTGAAAAAGCAAACCCTGACATCATCGGCAGCGCCAATATTGGCTGCATGACACACCTTTCGAGTAAATCCAAGATTCCTATACAACACTGGATTCAGATCATTGATGCAGCTATGACGACCGCTCACGAATAA
- a CDS encoding TRAP transporter substrate-binding protein, which yields MKIKTLVKSSAGLSLGLLLSGSVLAESVMRVASWLPPTHPQNAIVLTTWGKWIDEATQGRVKMKIEYGMGHPKTMFDLVEDNVVDASWSVHGYIPGRFKLTESVELPNLNANAEAASVAFWRVSNKYYKQANEHEGLVVAALFTHGPGQIHLAEPINSLADMKNRKIRLGGGIQTQLGERMGVTAVGAPAPKVYEMMQQGVVDGVFIPTGEQKTLRLNEVTKQLVLLPGGMYVMSFSIFMNPDFLNSLSKEDKAAILAVSGEKLSALAGRAWDGGDAEGLIVAKNAGVSILEVKKGDLIDQEFQSMIVGMDEDYLERVSKRDVDASAALKELRKIARNYVSESAQAKTAQN from the coding sequence ATGAAAATAAAAACATTAGTTAAATCATCTGCGGGGCTGTCATTAGGCCTTCTTTTATCAGGCAGTGTACTTGCTGAGTCGGTAATGCGAGTTGCTAGCTGGCTTCCTCCAACACATCCTCAAAATGCCATTGTTTTAACAACATGGGGTAAGTGGATAGATGAGGCGACTCAAGGCCGTGTGAAAATGAAGATTGAATATGGTATGGGTCACCCCAAAACCATGTTCGACCTCGTAGAAGATAACGTTGTTGATGCCAGCTGGAGCGTTCATGGCTATATTCCCGGACGCTTTAAATTGACAGAGTCTGTAGAACTACCTAACTTAAATGCAAATGCAGAAGCCGCTTCTGTCGCATTTTGGCGAGTTAGCAACAAATATTATAAGCAAGCAAATGAACACGAAGGGCTTGTTGTTGCAGCTCTTTTCACGCACGGCCCTGGACAAATACACTTAGCAGAACCGATCAATTCTCTTGCAGATATGAAAAACCGTAAAATTCGTCTCGGTGGTGGTATTCAAACACAACTAGGTGAACGCATGGGCGTAACAGCCGTTGGAGCTCCGGCACCTAAAGTGTACGAAATGATGCAGCAAGGTGTTGTTGATGGTGTATTCATCCCGACGGGCGAACAGAAAACTTTACGCTTGAATGAGGTCACCAAACAACTGGTGTTATTACCTGGTGGCATGTACGTCATGAGCTTCTCTATCTTTATGAACCCAGACTTCTTAAACAGCCTTAGCAAAGAAGACAAAGCAGCAATTCTTGCCGTTTCTGGTGAAAAACTATCCGCCCTTGCAGGGCGTGCATGGGATGGTGGTGATGCAGAAGGGCTCATTGTTGCCAAAAACGCAGGTGTTTCCATTTTAGAAGTTAAGAAAGGCGACCTCATCGATCAAGAATTTCAAAGCATGATTGTTGGTATGGATGAAGACTACCTCGAACGTGTATCGAAGCGCGATGTTGATGCATCCGCTGCATTAAAAGAGTTACGTAAGATTGCTCGAAACTATGTATCAGAAAGCGCGCAAGCTAAAACAGCGCAAAACTAA
- a CDS encoding DUF6384 family protein gives MDSMNAASASTDQVEVPRAKLEDIMVAMDVVDTLRHRQGMVERELGTDARREQLLERLREIYAEQGMDVPDHILEEGIKALDEDRFKYYPSKKNFSTTLAHLYVSRKTWGKPVAAVLLLGTLAYAGNYFLNERPQQQALEALPSTLQQTYNEIQAIAKNPQVIVQAQELKGSASAALANSKTKVAKSLLSDMENMLIQLRLSYKIRIVSRPGEQSGVWRIPDVNSNARNYYLIVEAIGRANNVLTLPVINEESGKRNDVDKWGIRVDYRTFNSVAADKRDDGIIQKNIVGDKPAGYLKPQYKIATSGATITQW, from the coding sequence ATGGATAGTATGAATGCGGCCAGTGCTTCTACTGATCAGGTTGAAGTACCCAGAGCAAAGCTTGAAGATATTATGGTGGCGATGGATGTAGTGGACACACTACGGCATCGCCAAGGTATGGTTGAGCGGGAGCTTGGCACGGATGCGCGACGTGAGCAATTACTGGAGCGTTTACGTGAAATCTATGCTGAGCAAGGTATGGATGTTCCCGATCATATTTTGGAAGAGGGCATTAAAGCGCTGGATGAAGACCGCTTTAAGTACTATCCGTCCAAGAAGAATTTCTCTACTACGCTGGCTCATCTTTATGTAAGCCGTAAAACATGGGGTAAGCCTGTGGCTGCAGTCCTGCTGCTCGGGACGTTGGCTTATGCTGGAAATTACTTTCTAAATGAGAGACCTCAGCAGCAAGCACTTGAGGCATTACCGAGCACTTTGCAACAAACTTACAATGAGATACAAGCGATTGCCAAGAATCCTCAAGTGATTGTCCAGGCGCAAGAGCTTAAGGGGTCTGCTAGTGCTGCTTTAGCTAATAGTAAAACTAAAGTGGCTAAATCGTTATTAAGTGATATGGAAAACATGCTGATCCAGTTAAGGCTCAGTTACAAAATAAGAATTGTCTCACGCCCTGGAGAGCAATCTGGCGTTTGGCGTATCCCCGATGTTAACTCCAATGCACGTAACTATTACTTGATTGTAGAAGCGATTGGCCGGGCTAATAATGTGCTGACCTTGCCGGTGATAAATGAAGAGTCTGGTAAACGCAATGATGTGGATAAATGGGGGATACGGGTTGATTATCGAACCTTTAACTCCGTGGCTGCAGATAAGCGTGATGATGGGATTATTCAGAAGAATATAGTGGGCGATAAACCTGCCGGTTACTTGAAACCCCAATATAAAATTGCCACCAGCGGTGCCACTATTACGCAGTGGTAA